One region of Streptomyces leeuwenhoekii genomic DNA includes:
- a CDS encoding NlpC/P60 family protein has protein sequence MGSHRRLAPSGSDRGAGVAVGLLSVAAAALAGAPAGAAPHDDTRARVDRLYQEAERATEAYNEADERADALREQVRARQDRIAREQDRVNTMREVLGALAGAQYRSGGLDPALALLLSTEPEEYLEKASVLDRISTRQAGELAELQAALRRLTQERAEAARQLVALDRSRKAVAAHKRTVERKLAEARRLLNSLPDGERAAYDRASRSSRTDLAGAVTGGAPASGRAAAAVAAARAALGRPYVWGGSGPGGFDCSGLVQWSYAQAGVALPRTSQAQAGAGRQVPLSQMRPGDLVTYRDDASHIGMYAGDGRVIHAPYPGAPVRYDPVGMMPISSVTRV, from the coding sequence GTGGGGTCCCATCGTCGTCTTGCACCGTCCGGGTCCGACCGGGGCGCCGGTGTCGCGGTCGGTCTGCTCTCCGTCGCCGCCGCCGCGCTGGCCGGCGCACCGGCCGGGGCCGCGCCGCACGACGACACCCGTGCGCGGGTGGACCGCCTCTACCAGGAGGCCGAGCGGGCGACCGAGGCGTACAACGAGGCCGACGAGCGCGCCGACGCCCTGCGCGAGCAGGTCCGGGCCAGGCAGGACCGGATCGCCCGGGAGCAGGACCGCGTCAACACCATGAGGGAGGTGCTCGGCGCGCTGGCCGGTGCCCAGTACCGCTCCGGCGGCCTGGATCCGGCCCTCGCCCTGCTGCTGTCCACCGAGCCGGAGGAGTACCTGGAGAAGGCCTCCGTGCTCGACCGGATCAGCACCCGTCAGGCCGGAGAGCTCGCGGAGCTCCAGGCGGCCCTGCGCCGGCTCACCCAGGAACGGGCGGAGGCCGCCCGGCAGCTCGTCGCGCTGGACCGCAGCCGCAAGGCCGTCGCCGCCCACAAGCGGACCGTCGAGCGGAAACTGGCCGAGGCCCGGCGGCTGCTCAACTCCCTCCCCGACGGCGAGCGCGCCGCCTACGACCGGGCCTCCCGCTCCTCCCGCACGGATCTCGCCGGGGCCGTCACGGGCGGCGCGCCGGCCTCGGGCCGTGCCGCGGCCGCCGTCGCCGCGGCCCGCGCGGCGCTCGGCAGGCCGTACGTCTGGGGCGGCAGCGGGCCCGGCGGGTTCGACTGCTCGGGGCTGGTGCAGTGGTCGTACGCGCAGGCCGGGGTCGCCCTGCCGCGCACCTCGCAGGCCCAGGCCGGTGCCGGGCGGCAGGTGCCGCTGTCCCAGATGCGGCCCGGCGACCTGGTCACCTACCGGGACGACGCCAGCCACATCGGCATGTACGCCGGCGACGGCCGGGTCATCCACGCGCCCTACCCGGGAGCGCCGGTGCGCTACGACCCGGTGGGCATGATGCCGATCTCCTCGGTCACCAGGGTCTGA